The Solanum dulcamara chromosome 2, daSolDulc1.2, whole genome shotgun sequence region aaaaaaatgaattgaacACCACAAAAGTAatatataatgaaaaaaaatgaattgaacACCACAAAAGTAATATATAGCACGCACAATCCCCCATCGCATGGGGTCCACGGTGAGTACAGTGGCTTAAGTGATTGGAGACCAACAGCAATCACGTAGCATCATGAGAAAATAGAATCCTCTATCTATTTTGATAGGTAAGGAGCAATAGTGACCCAAGCAAAAAAATCCAGAAAGGTAAAGTTAGAACGAGAGCAAGAAATTAGTGATTAAAAAAAGAGCAAGAAACTATAAGAAATATCAAAAGTGTAAGTTGCAGAAGGCAAGAGCACAGAATTAAGGCTCGTCTCACAAAGAGGCTTAGGTATCAATAGTAATTAGTTAAAAGTTACATTTCGTGGGCCTTCAAAAATATGGCAGATAGATTCATGTGCACCCAAAAATAGAGGAAAGGTACAGACATTCCAGAGATATGGTGACGAAATCATATAAGGGGTCAAAAAAGGGTAACGTAACGTACGTCCACACTAATCAGAGCTCAATATACTCACAAAAGTGCAGCAGAAAATAGAGATGCCTCGCCACTTACCAGCCTACCAGGAAGAAGAAAATGGAGAACCCTTTCAGGCCGTGTTATTTCAGCCATCAGTTTTTTTTCACGTTGTGCTATCTCAAGCTTTAGTTTATGATATTCTGCAACTTCACCCTACaagtggagagaaaaaaaattcaggATCTATTGCATAAGAAGATAGAGGTATCTGAAAACCACGATAAGTTCGATAACAACTGATTTTACCTCCCCTGATGCATCAAGCTTTGCAGCTTCTTCTTCCAGCTTAGAGACCTTCTTTCCAATGTCAGGTAACGCCTGACAAAAAGACAACCTCACTGTCAGtcatgaaaaaaaaatgcaGTCAAAGAGAGAATGGGTGTTGATAAAGACAAAACCTTCTCATACTGAAACTGGTGGAACGAGTTTTTGATAACATGCTCGGCAGTAAATTGGCCTTGGGCATGACTCAATAAATTCAGAATTGTATAGTAACTCAGCCTAAACGTGCTGACTAATGGAGCTGGTTTACCCAAAACCATGTCTTTGATGCTATCCATCTCCATCTGAAATCATCAAACACTACGTAAGACATCCACCAAAAGAGCAAAGAAGAATTCTTGACAACATTGTTTGCAATTTTGCATATGCTTAAGTGGCTAAAACTATACATTTCAAGATGGCAATAACAGTTATCTACAAGATACTCTTAAAGTGAGAATATTACTACCAACCTACCTTCTCATCAATCATGATAATACAAATGCCACGGTCATCTTTTCCACGACGTCCTGCTCTTCCACTCATCtgcatgaaagaaaaaaaaattgaagaataaaaaACTGAAATGCAAAATGATTTAAGTCATGTAATATGGGCAATTCAGACTCACCTGTATATACTCACCAGATCCAATGTAACGATGACTATCACCATCCCATTTCTTTACACTGGTAAAGACAACAGTTTTCGCAGGCATGTTTAGCCCCATGGCAAACTATCAAAACAGTAGAAGGAAACacaaaagagaaaaacaatTAGGGCCGTCTAACTACACAAGATAACAAGACACAAAAAAAAGGGGAAGTCACTACAGTCTCTGTTGCAAAAAGAGCCTTGATGAGTCCTTCTTGGAATAGAAGTTCCACAAGTTCCTTTATAACAGGAAGCAGGCCAGAGTGGTGAACAGCAATCCCACGCTGAAGTAGGGGCAACATTAATTCAATAGCTGGTAAGTTTCTATCTTCCTCGGTCAAGCAATCCACTGCATTATGGAAAACCTCCTTCACTACTTCCTTCTCCTCTTCAGTATTAAAATCAAGCTTGGGCATAGACATTGCATGTTGTTCGCATTCTCTTCTACTAAAACTGAACACAATGACTGGCTGAAACTTCCGTTCCATGATCATCTAATTGTCAAGAATCAATTGCTTCAGTGATATGAGCCATCACCATTGTTATAGTAAATCATTAAAGAACTGTAAAGGCAATGTATTATGACACGGTGTTTATAAAAGCCATAAGGCAAACGAGTGACAAGGTTCATGGGACATGAAGGGGAAAATCCAGAAGTAGAGCACACTATCacaaaactttaaaatataatgAGTTTAGTTCTATGATAATCAACTTGcaattaaaataactaatttcaGCATCTAATATATAATAGTATATTTAAGAAATaaaccttgtttggatggttgttacccattgtgttgtattgtattgttagtttaaatacaatgtttgttttgattgttacttaaattatATTGTATCTATGGTTTAAATACATCGTTAGGTAATGACAAAAAGTCTCATTTTATGTAACAATCGATTTGGTGTGATCACATCATTACctcaatattttcttctcattttgtctttacttattatttaataatcatattttatcttttacccTACGTTTTTATAGTAGCTCTACCTTGTATCCTAATTTTCTTGTAGGTTTATTATTCAAATTGTTGATGTGACATTGTGTAACGACGGAGAACGATACAATCTATTTAAATAGTGTACTCATTAAAACAACCCAATACGATACGATACAATACAATATGATACATTATTAAACTTCCATCTCTTCCCATTTACTCTTAGACGCACGAAGTTCTTTGAAGAGCATGGCTTCACTCAAGAAGCAAGTTTAATCTATAATAACACTGTTATGACAAAAATCTAAGTATCCTAAGAAAGTAAATTGATATAACACGAAAGAGCAAAACCAAGATAATATATCATCTGGAGACCAAAGTACCAAACTACATACCTTGACAATTTTGCAGATATCTGATACACCACCAGAAGTAGAGCCACCTTTTGCGATTCTACCTCTAACCTTAGCATTTCCACTGTTGTTTCCATCTCCCACTTTCTTCTTTGCAAAACTGTCCTGCATCTTCAAAAAATTGTCCTCCCTAAACTGCTCATTCTCATCAATAACAAGATACAATCCAGAACCACCCATGGGGAACATATAATGCTGCAACGGGGTAGGCCGAAAATCAGTGTAGACCACATGACATGGCTGTTTATGAATATTGCATATCCATTCGGCAAACTGGGTAGCATTGGACATAGTCGCTGAAAGAAAAACCATCTTAATAGCTGGTGGCAAGAATATGATACTCTCTTCCCAAACAACCCCTCTTTCACGATCTTTCATGTAATGTATCTCATCAAATATAACCCAAGCAACTTCCTTTAATACCTCAGAACCCCTATAAAGCATACCCCTTAAAATCTCCGTCGTCATCACCAAACAACTAGCATTTGGTGAAAGCGTTACATCACCAGTCATTAAACCAACATCAGAAAACTCATGACTTAACTCTCTGTATTTCTGATTACTCAAAGCTTTCAAAGGTGAAGTATAAATAACCCTTTGTTTATCCCTAAAAGCCATTGCAATTGCGTATTCAGCAACAGCAGTTTTACCAGCGGAGGTATGTGCTGATACAAGGATTGACTCTTTCCGTTCCAAGCATGCAACTGACACTTCCTGAAATGGATCGAGCTTGAATGGGTAGGTTTTCGCCATTTCACCATTGTAACAAGGATTTGAAAGGGTTCCGTGAATTGATTCGTCATTGGTTGAAGTGTAACTAGATGGAGCTGCTACCTCATGCACGCAAGTCCTAGTTAAATTTGCTCTCTTGGAAGATGAATTTAGCTCCGGGACTTCCTTCTCGTCGGAGTTCACCTCCGGTTCCTTCCTTTTCACCGTAGACGGAGAAGACTCCATTTTCAGCTTCTGTTTAGGGTTTCGGCTTAAACCCTTCTCCGAACTACAGTAGTTGTTTTCTTTACTAACCAATTTTTCCCAATCTGAATATGACTTCTCGCTATTGGTTGGGTTTAAGATGAATATAACAACTTGTTTTGGATGGTTGTTAGTACTTGTTTCCGTTCTATtatattgttagtttaaatataatatatttttttgattattacataattttattatatcgtattatttaaattcatcgttagATAACTATAAAAAGTACTATTTTGTCTAACGATCAATTTGGTGTGTGATCGTGTCATTATCTTAAtagttttttcttattttatttttattttttatttaataattctattttagtttttttccttTATCACGTACTCTACTTTTTTCGTaggtttatcattcaaattgtTAATGTGTGACATATGTAACGACATAGAACGATACAATTTATccaaatattatattcattaaaacattacAATACACTATAGTacaatatattatgaaataatacataacaatcatCCAAACTACGGAGCACTTGGTCACAtttcattataaaaaaaaaacttaaaaaggaaaaaaaatattcttaaagtaaaaaattatatttgatcaTGAATATAATTTAGAAttgtttttttactttttattaataatttagagtaaatattttattattatttttaaaaatcttgaaaattctgaaattcagcttatcttgaattttgaaattttatgacCAGATTATATAATTTCATGACCACTCCTAAATATATTTGCATACAAATATGGttgaaattttaataaatatatatatacggaAAGGTCATTGATCTTTTACTTTCTAAAGGAAAAAGTTATATTTGTTTGTCATATTTttgtaatatatttattattattatttaactttgaacatatatttacattaaaTTGTGACGTTAAGCataaataatacaaattttacTAGTATGGAGGTTAATTGCTTGTCTTCACATGAGTTTTTGATATTACATTTGTTGTCATTTTTTGATCCTCATATACATGTATTTAGAACGTCTGGATACATGATCGAGTATCTTGGATACGAGTTAAGCGGATACatttaattatgtatatttaattatgaaatataGGTGAAACACAATAATCTAGGAGCAAATCACGCGTATAATGACTCGAGAGTATCTGCCAATCACTGATCcaacaaaaatcaaaaaaattaaaactctttCACATTTTTTTCGAGCATCAGCAATTTTTTCGTCGTCTCTTCCCTAAATTTCTTCTCCCGTCTTTGTTAATTGAATTTCGAGTTTTTTGGGGTCAACAATGGCAACTATCTGACAAGTACAAAC contains the following coding sequences:
- the LOC129880678 gene encoding DExH-box ATP-dependent RNA helicase DExH10-like produces the protein MESSPSTVKRKEPEVNSDEKEVPELNSSSKRANLTRTCVHEVAAPSSYTSTNDESIHGTLSNPCYNGEMAKTYPFKLDPFQEVSVACLERKESILVSAHTSAGKTAVAEYAIAMAFRDKQRVIYTSPLKALSNQKYRELSHEFSDVGLMTGDVTLSPNASCLVMTTEILRGMLYRGSEVLKEVAWVIFDEIHYMKDRERGVVWEESIIFLPPAIKMVFLSATMSNATQFAEWICNIHKQPCHVVYTDFRPTPLQHYMFPMGGSGLYLVIDENEQFREDNFLKMQDSFAKKKVGDGNNSGNAKVRGRIAKGGSTSGGVSDICKIVKMIMERKFQPVIVFSFSRRECEQHAMSMPKLDFNTEEEKEVVKEVFHNAVDCLTEEDRNLPAIELMLPLLQRGIAVHHSGLLPVIKELVELLFQEGLIKALFATETFAMGLNMPAKTVVFTSVKKWDGDSHRYIGSGEYIQMSGRAGRRGKDDRGICIIMIDEKMEMDSIKDMVLGKPAPLVSTFRLSYYTILNLLSHAQGQFTAEHVIKNSFHQFQYEKALPDIGKKVSKLEEEAAKLDASGEGEVAEYHKLKLEIAQREKKLMAEITRPERVLHFLLPGRLVKVWEGGKDWGWGVVVNVVKKPPAASGSMPAALSASRSTGYIVDTLLHCSLGSGENGSQPKPCPPHPGEKGEMHVVPVQLPLISSLSKLRISVPPDLRPLEARQSILLAVQELQKRFPEGLPKLNPVKDMGFEDPEFVDIVNQIEELEKKMFAHPLHKSQDEHQLKSFQKKAEVNHEIQQLKSKMRDSQLQKFRDELKNRSQVLKKLGHIDADGVVQLKGRAACLIDTGDELLVTELMLNGTFNDLDHHQTAALASCFIPGDKTNEQIHLRAELTKPLQQLQDTARRIAEIQRECKLEINIEEYVEASVRPFLMDVIYCWSKGASFAEVIQMTDIFEGSIIRLVRRLDEFLNQLKGAAHAAGEVDLENKFAAASESLRRGIMFANSLYL